In Moorella sp. Hama-1, a single genomic region encodes these proteins:
- the aroH gene encoding chorismate mutase has protein sequence MTEQRDKDRLEKRVRGLRGAVDVPENTAPAIIAATEGLLREIVARNKLVLEDIISAFFTVTPDLNAAFPAEAARRLGWVDIALMCATEITVPGSQPGIVRVLIHAYSDREPIHIYLGRAAQLRPDLT, from the coding sequence ATGACGGAACAAAGGGATAAGGATAGACTGGAAAAGAGGGTCCGGGGCCTGCGCGGTGCCGTAGACGTACCGGAAAACACGGCCCCGGCGATTATCGCCGCCACCGAAGGGTTGCTGCGGGAGATAGTGGCGCGCAATAAACTGGTGTTGGAGGATATTATCAGCGCCTTTTTTACTGTGACCCCGGACCTCAACGCGGCTTTTCCAGCCGAAGCCGCCCGTCGTCTGGGCTGGGTGGATATAGCCTTGATGTGTGCCACGGAGATAACGGTACCGGGAAGCCAGCCGGGAATTGTCCGGGTTTTAATCCATGCCTACAGTGATCGGGAACCGATTCATATTTACTTAGGCCGGGCAGCACAATTACGTCCAGATTTGACTTAA
- the trpB gene encoding tryptophan synthase subunit beta, translating into MALPDSQGHFGPYGGRYVPETLMPALEEIEQAYREASRDKEFQKEFQYYLQQYAGRPTPLYYAANLTRHLGGARIYLKREDLNHTGSHKLNNALGQALLARRLGKKRLIAETGAGQHGVATATVAALMGMECVIYMGEEDTRRQALNVFRMELLGAKVIPVTAGSATLKDAVNEALRDWVTNVSTTYYLLGSVTGPHPYPMMVRDFQSVIGREAREQILTATGRLPDHLVACVGGGSNSIGLFYPFIPEKRIKMWGAEAAGLGVESGRHAASLTAGRPGVFQGAYSYLVQDENGQIEPVYSVSAGLDYPGVGPEHSYLKDSGRATYRAVTDAAALEAFQLLSRTEGIIPALESSHAVALAMELAPRLAPEEIMIINLSGRGDKDVQQVAAILKEGSASHGC; encoded by the coding sequence GTGGCGCTGCCAGATAGCCAGGGCCATTTTGGCCCTTACGGGGGGCGGTATGTACCCGAGACCCTTATGCCGGCTCTGGAAGAGATAGAACAGGCTTACCGGGAAGCCTCCCGGGATAAAGAATTTCAAAAGGAATTCCAGTATTATCTCCAACAATACGCCGGCCGGCCGACGCCCCTTTATTACGCGGCGAACCTTACCCGACACCTGGGCGGGGCCAGGATTTATCTCAAACGGGAGGATCTCAATCATACCGGCTCCCATAAGCTCAATAACGCCCTGGGCCAGGCTTTACTTGCCCGGCGCCTGGGCAAGAAACGCCTTATAGCCGAGACGGGGGCCGGCCAGCACGGGGTGGCTACAGCCACGGTGGCGGCTCTGATGGGAATGGAGTGCGTCATCTATATGGGTGAAGAAGACACCCGCCGCCAGGCCCTAAACGTTTTTCGCATGGAGCTCCTGGGGGCCAAGGTGATACCAGTAACCGCCGGCAGCGCTACCTTGAAGGACGCCGTAAACGAAGCCCTGCGGGACTGGGTCACCAACGTCTCGACCACCTATTATCTCCTGGGTTCGGTAACTGGCCCCCACCCTTATCCCATGATGGTGCGGGATTTTCAGTCTGTTATCGGCCGGGAAGCCAGGGAGCAAATTCTAACTGCCACCGGCCGTTTGCCCGACCACCTGGTGGCCTGTGTCGGCGGTGGCAGCAACTCCATTGGACTCTTTTACCCCTTTATCCCAGAAAAAAGGATTAAAATGTGGGGCGCTGAAGCCGCCGGGCTGGGGGTTGAGAGCGGCCGCCACGCCGCTTCCTTAACCGCCGGTCGCCCCGGGGTCTTCCAGGGGGCCTACAGTTACCTGGTCCAGGATGAAAACGGCCAGATCGAGCCGGTATATTCTGTCTCGGCCGGTCTGGATTACCCCGGCGTCGGACCGGAGCATAGTTACCTCAAGGATAGCGGCCGGGCCACCTACAGAGCCGTAACTGATGCCGCCGCCCTGGAGGCCTTTCAACTCCTGAGCCGTACGGAGGGTATTATACCTGCCCTGGAGAGTTCCCATGCCGTCGCCCTGGCCATGGAGCTGGCTCCCCGGTTGGCTCCAGAAGAGATAATGATCATTAACCTCTCCGGCCGGGGGGATAAGGACGTCCAGCAGGTGGCCGCCATCCTCAAGGAAGGGAGTGCCAGCCATGGGTGTTGA
- the trpD gene encoding anthranilate phosphoribosyltransferase: MLKGQISKVVAGQHLSEAEAGEAMDIIMTGQATPAQIAAFLTALRLKGETVDEITGFARSMRRHAASITTGHQVFVDTCGTGGDGRQTFNISTTAAFVVAGAGVAVAKHGNRSVSSRCGSADMLEALGIKVDLPADTVARCLDEVGMAFLFAPVFHGAMKYAAGPRREIGIRTAFNLLGPLTNPAGAPCQLVGVYDPALTETVAAVLGRLGSRRAYVVHGSDGLDEITTTGPSKITCLDNGSIRTYTFEPADAGLPRAALADLVGGTAADNAAIARAVLNGTRGPARDVVLINAAFALLAAGAAGDLGQALALATESIDSGAAAAKLQAMVAWVERWAA, from the coding sequence GTGTTAAAAGGTCAGATTAGCAAAGTAGTAGCCGGCCAGCACCTGAGCGAAGCCGAAGCCGGGGAAGCCATGGATATCATTATGACCGGCCAGGCCACCCCGGCCCAGATTGCCGCCTTCCTCACCGCCCTGCGCCTCAAAGGGGAAACGGTTGACGAGATTACCGGTTTTGCCCGCAGCATGCGCCGCCACGCCGCCAGTATCACCACCGGCCACCAGGTATTCGTCGATACCTGCGGTACCGGCGGTGATGGCCGCCAGACCTTCAACATCTCCACTACCGCTGCCTTCGTCGTCGCCGGGGCCGGAGTGGCCGTGGCCAAACACGGTAATCGTTCCGTTTCCAGCCGCTGCGGTAGCGCTGATATGCTGGAGGCCCTGGGCATCAAGGTCGACCTGCCTGCGGATACAGTTGCTCGCTGCCTGGATGAAGTAGGGATGGCCTTCCTTTTTGCCCCCGTTTTCCATGGGGCTATGAAATACGCCGCCGGACCGCGACGCGAAATCGGCATCCGGACAGCCTTCAATCTCCTGGGTCCCCTGACCAACCCGGCCGGTGCCCCCTGCCAGCTGGTAGGGGTGTACGACCCGGCTTTAACCGAAACTGTAGCCGCCGTCCTGGGGCGCCTGGGTAGCCGCCGGGCTTACGTGGTCCACGGCAGTGACGGCCTGGACGAGATAACCACCACCGGCCCCAGCAAAATAACCTGCCTGGATAACGGCAGTATCAGGACTTATACCTTTGAACCCGCAGATGCCGGCCTGCCCCGGGCCGCCCTTGCTGACCTGGTGGGGGGAACGGCAGCCGATAATGCCGCCATTGCCCGTGCCGTCCTTAACGGTACCCGGGGTCCGGCCCGGGACGTCGTTCTAATTAACGCCGCCTTTGCCCTCCTGGCCGCCGGGGCTGCCGGCGACCTGGGGCAGGCCCTGGCCCTGGCGACTGAGAGCATTGATTCCGGGGCTGCGGCAGCCAAACTCCAGGCCATGGTGGCCTGGGTGGAAAGATGGGCTGCCTGA
- a CDS encoding HutP family protein, translating into MEYGSKKVAAVAIKMALSESREEEARLKKEYAAGGIATAAVDYGGEFINSVQRIVERAVVAAKREGVIKETHLEEGAIAGATREALSQMMPKAIGLNVGGKIGIARWQDHLSVAIFFGIGLLHLDEVGIGLGHRAV; encoded by the coding sequence ATGGAGTATGGCAGCAAAAAAGTGGCGGCAGTAGCCATTAAGATGGCCCTCTCGGAAAGCCGGGAGGAAGAAGCCCGGCTGAAAAAGGAGTATGCCGCCGGCGGTATAGCCACGGCGGCAGTGGATTACGGCGGGGAATTTATCAATTCCGTGCAGAGGATTGTTGAACGGGCTGTGGTGGCGGCCAAGCGGGAAGGGGTTATCAAAGAGACCCATCTCGAAGAGGGAGCCATCGCCGGGGCGACCCGGGAAGCCCTGTCCCAGATGATGCCCAAGGCCATCGGCCTGAATGTGGGGGGCAAGATTGGCATCGCCCGCTGGCAGGATCACCTGAGTGTAGCCATCTTCTTCGGCATCGGCCTGCTCCACCTGGATGAAGTAGGCATCGGCCTGGGGCACCGGGCTGTGTGA
- the trpC gene encoding indole-3-glycerol phosphate synthase TrpC produces MGCLMLAGILEHKYREVAAAREAQPLAVLEKAITTLPATRDFAAALGRRGSELRVIAELKQASPSRGLIREDFDLEGQAGSYTAAGAAAISVLTDERFFRGQPEYLARVRRVTPLPLLRKDFIIDPYQIYEARVLGADAILLIVAALEPVELREYLDLAGRLGLAALVEVHTAPELEVALLAGARIIGINNRDLQTFRVDLQTTALLRPRIPPGIIVVSESGIKNRADAALVADAGVDAILVGEALMTAGDVAAKMAELRLRH; encoded by the coding sequence ATGGGCTGCCTGATGCTGGCCGGGATATTGGAGCATAAATACCGGGAAGTGGCGGCCGCCAGGGAAGCGCAGCCCCTGGCGGTCCTGGAGAAGGCGATAACTACCCTGCCTGCCACCAGGGACTTCGCCGCCGCCCTGGGACGCCGGGGCAGCGAGTTGCGGGTTATTGCCGAGCTAAAACAGGCCTCCCCCTCCCGGGGCCTGATCCGGGAGGATTTCGACCTGGAAGGGCAGGCCGGGAGCTATACGGCTGCCGGGGCGGCAGCCATCTCCGTCCTGACTGATGAACGGTTTTTCCGGGGCCAGCCGGAATATCTGGCCCGGGTACGCCGGGTGACCCCTCTACCCCTGCTGCGCAAGGATTTTATTATTGACCCCTACCAGATATATGAAGCCCGGGTCCTGGGTGCCGACGCCATCCTGCTCATTGTCGCCGCCCTGGAACCGGTGGAACTCAGGGAATACCTGGACCTGGCCGGGAGGCTGGGGCTGGCGGCCCTGGTGGAGGTTCATACTGCCCCCGAACTGGAAGTAGCCCTACTAGCCGGGGCCAGGATTATCGGCATCAATAACCGGGATCTCCAAACCTTCAGGGTTGACCTGCAAACAACGGCCCTCCTGCGGCCCCGGATCCCTCCAGGGATAATCGTTGTCAGCGAGAGCGGCATCAAGAACCGGGCCGATGCCGCCCTGGTGGCCGACGCTGGGGTGGACGCCATTCTGGTGGGGGAGGCCTTGATGACCGCCGGAGATGTAGCGGCCAAGATGGCCGAGTTACGGCTTAGGCATTAA
- the pabA gene encoding aminodeoxychorismate/anthranilate synthase component II, translating into MLLMIDNYDSFTYNLVQYFLELGQEVTVRRNDAITLEGIADLEPDYLVLSPGPCTPDEAGISLAAITAFSGQIPILGVCLGHQSIAQVFGGRVVRAGRLMHGKTSSITHDGKTIYQNLPNPFTATRYHSLIVDEATLPPCLEVTARSETGELMGLRHRQLPVEGVQFHPESILTTAGKQLLKNFLVSYAH; encoded by the coding sequence GTGCTGCTAATGATTGACAACTACGATTCCTTTACCTACAACCTGGTACAGTACTTTCTGGAACTGGGCCAGGAGGTGACGGTGCGGCGGAACGACGCCATAACCCTGGAGGGGATTGCCGACCTGGAGCCCGATTACCTGGTCCTGTCCCCCGGTCCCTGCACCCCTGATGAAGCCGGCATCTCCCTGGCGGCCATAACCGCCTTCAGCGGCCAAATCCCCATCCTGGGGGTTTGCCTGGGCCATCAGAGCATTGCCCAGGTCTTCGGCGGGCGGGTAGTCCGGGCCGGAAGGTTAATGCACGGCAAGACCTCCTCCATTACCCATGATGGTAAAACTATTTATCAAAACCTCCCTAATCCCTTTACTGCCACCCGCTACCATTCTTTAATCGTTGACGAGGCCACCCTGCCTCCCTGCCTGGAGGTGACCGCCCGGAGCGAAACCGGGGAGCTCATGGGCCTGCGCCATCGCCAGCTGCCCGTAGAAGGCGTCCAATTTCACCCCGAGTCTATCCTGACGACGGCGGGAAAACAACTCCTGAAAAACTTTCTGGTAAGTTATGCCCATTAG
- the trpE gene encoding anthranilate synthase component I produces MFHPDWETYLALARKAPYVPVWTEILADTETPISLYLKFSGPCDSFLLESVEGGENLGRYSLIGFDPLLTFTAREGRAYLTSAGVTRMLEEKPLAALNSLTGRLALPPGDGPRFQGGLVGYLGYDLVRELEALPGGPVNDLQLPDTHLILNRCYLVYDHVLRTVRITCLGRGGKDARDGYEEAVARVRQILADLERPLLERPLTGCHDGYPPAGRSPVPERIPWQATVSREDFIRMVTRAKEYIAAGDIFQVVLSQRLSLPFRGDPLAVYRRLRALNPSPYMFYLNFPEVQLVGASPEMLVRVEKGVIDYRPIAGTRPRGHTAAADRSQAAELLASEKERAEHLMLLDLGRNDVGRVAAPGSLQVPRQMVVEYYSHVMHLVSHITARLDAGREALDALKACFPAGTVTGAPKVRAMEIIAELEPTARGPYAGAVGYLGLHGNLDTCITIRTIAFNRDRAFIQAGAGIVADSDPEAEYEETLNKARALLQVLRDPEVAPRAAND; encoded by the coding sequence GTGTTCCATCCCGACTGGGAGACCTACCTGGCCCTGGCCCGGAAAGCCCCCTACGTACCTGTCTGGACGGAAATCCTGGCCGATACGGAAACTCCCATATCCCTTTACTTAAAATTTAGCGGCCCCTGCGATAGTTTCTTGCTGGAGAGTGTCGAGGGTGGAGAAAACCTGGGCCGCTACTCCCTTATTGGCTTTGATCCCCTGCTGACCTTTACCGCCAGGGAGGGCAGGGCCTATTTAACCTCGGCCGGCGTTACCAGGATGCTGGAGGAAAAACCCCTGGCGGCCTTGAATAGTTTAACAGGCCGCCTGGCGCTGCCCCCTGGCGACGGCCCTCGTTTTCAGGGTGGCCTGGTGGGCTATCTGGGTTACGATCTGGTGCGCGAACTGGAGGCTTTACCGGGGGGACCAGTCAATGATCTACAGCTGCCTGACACCCACTTAATCTTGAACCGCTGCTACCTGGTTTACGACCATGTTTTGCGGACGGTAAGGATTACCTGCCTGGGACGGGGCGGTAAGGATGCCCGCGATGGCTACGAAGAGGCGGTGGCCAGGGTCCGGCAGATCCTGGCGGATTTAGAGCGGCCCTTACTGGAAAGACCCTTAACCGGCTGCCATGACGGCTATCCACCGGCGGGCAGGTCACCGGTACCGGAAAGGATTCCCTGGCAGGCCACCGTCAGCCGGGAAGATTTTATCAGGATGGTTACGCGGGCCAAAGAGTATATTGCCGCCGGGGATATCTTCCAGGTGGTACTCTCCCAGCGGTTGAGCCTGCCCTTCAGGGGCGATCCCCTGGCCGTATACCGCCGCCTGCGGGCCCTGAACCCTTCTCCCTATATGTTCTACCTGAATTTCCCGGAGGTACAGCTGGTGGGCGCTTCGCCGGAAATGCTGGTCCGGGTGGAAAAGGGGGTCATTGATTACCGGCCCATTGCCGGTACCAGGCCCCGGGGTCATACCGCCGCTGCGGACCGATCCCAGGCCGCGGAACTCCTGGCCAGTGAAAAGGAACGCGCCGAACACCTGATGCTCCTGGACCTGGGCCGTAACGACGTCGGCCGGGTGGCTGCGCCGGGCAGCCTTCAGGTACCCCGGCAAATGGTGGTGGAATACTACTCCCATGTCATGCATCTGGTTTCCCATATTACCGCCCGGCTGGACGCCGGTAGGGAGGCCCTGGATGCCCTGAAGGCCTGTTTTCCGGCCGGCACAGTAACGGGAGCCCCCAAGGTACGGGCCATGGAAATTATCGCTGAACTGGAACCTACTGCCCGGGGGCCCTATGCCGGGGCTGTCGGTTACCTGGGCCTTCACGGCAACCTGGATACCTGTATAACCATCCGCACCATCGCCTTTAACCGGGACCGGGCCTTTATCCAGGCCGGAGCAGGCATTGTCGCCGACTCCGATCCGGAGGCCGAGTACGAAGAGACCCTGAACAAAGCCAGAGCCCTGTTACAAGTATTAAGGGACCCGGAGGTGGCTCCTCGTGCTGCTAATGATTGA
- a CDS encoding phosphoribosylanthranilate isomerase, translated as MVRVKICGIRDWEEARMVLDAGVDTLGFVFAASPRQIKPEAAREIINRLPPFTTTVGVFVNEPRYSLMEIASFCHLDVLQLHGDEPPEYCHGLSQRLLKAVRVRDANSLEGLEAYREVQGFLLDACVPGRAGGTGTTFNWELVRTGIIAGKPIILAGGLTPENVAIAIRLVRPYAVDVSSGVEAGGRKDPARIAAFLEAVKKAEEE; from the coding sequence GTGGTAAGAGTAAAAATATGTGGCATCCGGGACTGGGAGGAAGCCAGGATGGTCCTGGACGCCGGTGTCGACACCCTGGGTTTTGTCTTCGCCGCGAGCCCAAGGCAAATCAAACCGGAAGCCGCCAGGGAGATAATTAACCGGCTGCCGCCCTTTACCACCACTGTGGGCGTCTTCGTCAACGAACCACGCTACAGCCTCATGGAGATAGCCTCCTTTTGCCACCTGGACGTCCTGCAACTCCACGGCGATGAGCCGCCGGAGTACTGTCACGGCCTCTCCCAGCGGCTCCTCAAGGCCGTCCGGGTGCGGGATGCCAATTCCCTGGAGGGTCTGGAGGCTTATCGGGAGGTGCAGGGATTTCTCCTGGACGCCTGCGTTCCCGGGAGGGCCGGTGGTACCGGTACCACCTTCAACTGGGAACTCGTCCGGACAGGGATAATTGCTGGGAAACCAATCATCCTGGCCGGGGGGTTAACGCCGGAGAATGTCGCCATCGCCATCCGCCTGGTACGTCCCTACGCCGTCGACGTCTCCAGCGGGGTGGAAGCCGGCGGCCGTAAAGACCCGGCCCGGATAGCCGCCTTTCTAGAGGCGGTAAAGAAAGCAGAGGAGGAGTGA